The window GAGCTTCGTGCTGACAGCTCTTCCTCTGCTCGTCGTGACGATCGCGACGAGCGCCCAGCACGCAAGCCACGTCACTAAGGAGCCTGACCAGAAATCAAAACTCTTTCAGTTGAGGAAGTAACTTCTCAACGAGAGTAATGATCTGTTTCACATGAGGGACATAGGAGAGAACTTCATGTGATGAAAGTTCAACCAAAGGCCCTGATGGGTACTCTGCGTTATTTCTGAGCCTTCGCATGAGGTCGAACTTTCTCAGCACTTCTCCGTGAGGTGGTGCAAACTGGGCCAGCAGCACCTCACTGAGCACAGCATGTGCGCCTTCACCTGTGGGGCGTAGACCCTGAGCCAGTAAGGGTGCCGTCATGGTTTTACGAGCCCCGTCATAAAGCAACTGGAAAGCACCTGTGCCATCTTGGGATGCAAGTGTTGTGGCTGAAGCAACGTGTTTTTGTGCCTGCACGACTAATTCGATGGCGCGCTGAGGTTGAGCATCAACCAGTTGCAGTCTTCCATCGCGAAGGAGTTTCTCGACGGTAACTCGACCTTTGTCTGGCATCTTTTCAACCATGGTGATCTCCTACATCAGAGGAATTTCGATTAGAGGTTGTGACTTTACTGTGGTGATGAAGGGGTCCTCTGCTTTTTTCCACAGCTCAGATGAGCACCGTTGAATGTTGACGTCCATCCTCAACGCAGCAGAGGCTTTCTCGGCGATTGAATCGGCAGCTTCATAGTCGAGGGCGCCAACGAGAAGCACGTCAATATCGGCTGGTGGTTTTCCTTGCCGCCCTGCGCGGCGTGCTGCCCAGGAACCAAAAATATATGCCTCTTCAATTCCGGGTATTCCCTCAATAAGATCCGACAGGACAATCAGCGGTCCGTAGGAATGTTCAACCAGAGCAAGTAGTGGTTGGTAAAGGGGATGCGTGACAGTGGCGTGAACGAGTCTGGATTTTCCTACTCTGCGTTCACTCGTTATTCCTAACAGCGCCAGTCGTTCAATTTCCTTATGCACCGTAGCCACATTGACCTCGGTCAGAGTGGAGATATCAGTGAGGCTGTATTCGGTTTCTGGGTGCAGCAGAATCAGGGTAAGAATTTCCGCTTGCGAGTCTGAACGAAAAAGCGGTGATAGCGCAGGTACTTTTGCTTTCATAAAAACTAAATATATCTTTATTTTATACAAAACAAAATAATGATGTGGATGTCTCTCCATTCATCTGGTGTCGCCCTTCCTGCCGCGCCCGGCGATATGGTGATGACAATTCGAGGGAGTAAGAACATGAACAAGTCACTGTTCTGGATTTATGTGGTTTTGTCGATCGTCGGCCTTGTCACTGCCTGGATCTTCAACGGTCTTGCTGTGATGAATAACCAGGACTACATGAACGCCTGGTTTGGCACTGCAGCGGACTGGGTGCTTTCGGCAGACTTCACCGTCGTGGCAATTGCCGTTGTGGTGTTCATGATCACTGAAGCTCGTCGACTCAAGATGAAGCGCGTTTGGCTCTACATCCTGCTTTCCGGTGTCACCGCAATGGCATTCACCTTCCCGCTGTTTATGGCCATGCGTGAACGTCAGCTGGCAAAGATTTCTTCAACACAGATTGCTGTCTAGGCTGAAGTCATGGCGAACAACAACTCCATCAAGAGCATTGGCTCCACTAACTCCGTGCTGAGTTTGTGGTCGACCAATTCGTTTATGTCGATTGGCTCGAGAGGTTCTGCCTTCTCAATTGGGTCGATCGGGTCCTTCGGCAGCATCTTGTCTGTGGGTTCGTTCCTCAGCGTGCTGAGCATCATGTCGAGCATCGCATTCCTGGGATTGATGGCTTCTCGGAACCGTCGAAAGAAGTAGTTCTCTTCGTTTTTCCTCACCTTTCGGGGGAATAGCCCCTTTCTCAGGTTTTCTCCGGTAGAAATAGGTCATGAGCGTGCGAACTCCTGATCCCAACGGCGGCTGGCTAAGTGATGACGAACTCTCCTCCATCCGCCGCCGACTTCCCCTCCTTTATGTTGAGGCTGTTCCAGTCCGCGTTGACGGTCTCGGCGTTGTCACCGAGGTGGGACTGTTGTTGCGAGCAAACGCCACTGGTGAAATGACCCGCACGATCGTCTCTGGCCGCGTGATGTATGGCGAGACGCTCCGTGAGGCCCTCTTCCGTCACTTGGAGAAGGACCTGGGTCCGATGGCTTTCCCCCTCCTGCCGGCTAACCCCAATCCTTTCCATGTTGCCGAGTATTTCCCCCTGCCCGGCATCTCCCAGTTCACTGATGAGCGTCAGCATGCTGTGTCTTTGGCTTATGTGGTTCCTGTCACGGGAACGTGTGATCCTCGCCAAGATGCGCTCGAAATCACCTGGCTCACTCCTCGTGAAGCAGCCAGCGATGCCGTCTCTGCCGAGATGGAGGGTGGTCGCGGGGCACTTCTCCGGGCAGCCTTAGCCTCCGTGGGTGCGCTGAACTAGCACTAACTGTTAATAGGGGGATAAACCCCCTGTTTGAACTCCTGCCCTAAATTTTCGCCAATAACTGCCCATATACTTGTGAAGACTGTTTATTCTGGCTTGTTTGGCGAAAGGACACCGTGGATAACGATCTTCCCGTTGTGCTTGCCAAGAGGGGTCTAGACCCCGCGCAAGTTGATATCGCGCTGGGTGATATTCACGCTGAAGCATCCCGACTTGAGGCCGAGCGCGCCCAAATCGATAAGCAAATTGACAAACTCACGCGTGAAATCGCTGAAGTTCGCAGCGCCCTTAAGCGGGCCAGTGCCAAGCCATCTTTTTCTGACTTGGGTGCTGCTTTCGAACAGACTCTTCGAGTTGCGGAAGAACAAGCCGGCAAACTGATCTCCGATGCTCAGGTTTCTAGTAGTGAAACTCGACGAGCAGCTGAAGCAGAAGCCTCCGCAATTACCGAATCAGCAGAGAAGCAGGCAGCTACTCTGCTCAAGGATTCTCAGGAGCGCGTTACACGTCTGCTCGCAGAATCTGAGAAGAAGCTTGCGGCCACTCTCAAGGTTGCACAAACCGCATTAGCTCAGGCTGAACCACAGTTCGCCGAAGCTCAAAAGATTGCTTCTTCTATTTCTCGAGAAGGCGAACAGCGCCGCCTGGCCCTGGAGACCGAACTTGCTCGAGAAGTCGAACAGTCACGCGCAGAAATCGCAACCCTTCGCCAGCTCCACGAACGCGACCACCGCCGCATCAGTGATGAGGTTGACGCAGCCCGAGCCAAGGCAGAACGCGAAAGCTCACGTTTGGCTTCAGAGAATGAAGCCTACATTCGCCATTTGCTTGAAAGCTCACAGGTTCAGTTCGATGAGGCAAGCGAGCGTGCTCGCGAGATGGTTGTTGAAGCTCAAACCAACTTTGGTTTGGCGCGCCAGGAAGCCATTGCGATGTTGCGTGAAGCTCGTGAAACTGCTGCACGTATTGTTCGACGTGCACGCGTTCGCGCTGAAACTCTTACGCAGCGTTTGGAAGAGCGCAACGCGATCTTGCTGGCAAACGGTGAGCAACTCGTAGAGGATCTCTCGGCTGAGACGGATGCCGTTCAGGCATTCAACTCTGAACTTCGAGTGATTTCGATGAGCGAGCCTGCAGACAGTACCTCCGATGATTCATTCGACTTCGATGCCCTCGCAGACGAAGACCTTGTTGAGGAATTAACTCCAGAGTCGTTGAACATGAACGATGATTCCGTGTCCCCTGAGAAGTCGGAAGGCTAGGGATAAGACATGGACATCACTCGCAACTTCCGCACAGTTCGCAAGAACGGCTATGACCCCAACGAGGTCAAGCGTGTATTCCGTGACGCCGAATCACGTCTTGAGGAGCTCGCTCAGACCACTCGTTCTGGTCTTGCCACTGTGGACAAGCTTGAACGTGAACTTGCAGACATGCGTGACGCACTGCGTCGCTCTAATGCCAAGCCCACCTTTGCTGACCTCGGTGCTGCCTTCGAACAAACTCTTCGTGTTGCTGAAGAACAGGCTGACAAGCTTGTTGCTGATGCGGAAGCAGATGCCAAGGTTGTTCGTGATTCCGCTCGCGCAACGGCAGAAGCAGTTACTCGTCAAGCTCGCACCGAAGCAGCTGCACTGCTCGTTGAAGCTGAATCCAAGATCGAAGACAAGCGTCTCGAAGTTGAACGTCAGGTTTCAGAACTTAACCTGCGTGCAGAGTCACTGACCCTTCAGGGACAAACCCTCAAGGAAACAGCACAACGCCGCGAAGCAGCACTCGTGGCTGAAGCAGAACGTGATGCCGCTGAAGTTCGCTCACGTCTCCACCAGGAAATCGAAGACGTTAAGACTGAACTCGAAACCCTGCGCCAGATTGCTGAGCGTGAACAGCTTCGTATTGAACGTGAGATCAAACTCGCTTTGGAAGAAGCAGAGCGTGAGCGTCTCACTCGCCACGAAGAAGCCGTCGCTTTTGTACAGTCGCAAACCGATGAAGCATCAGCGTTGCGCAAGGCAGCTTCTGATGAAGTCGACAGCTTGAGCGAACAGGCAGAAGATTTCAAGCTCAAAACTCGTGAAGATGCTGACGCTCTCCTTGATGCTGCTCGTGAGTCTGCAACGAACTTGATTAGCCGTGCTCGTTCACGTGCTGAGACTCTGGCCATTCTCTTCGATGAGCACGCTTCAGAAATGATGGAGAAGGCAGAGCGTCGCCGCGATGCTCTCGAGCGTCAGCGCGAAGCGATGCGCGAATTCTCTCTCGAGCTCAAGGCTCTTGCTTCGGCCGACGCGATGGTGTCGATCGACGAGTCTGAGACTTCGCTCGACTAAGAAGTTCTATTTCCAGGTTGGAGCGAGCTTCTTCAGCTTTGCTCCGCGGATCTGCCAGAACGTCCACATCCCGATGAAGATGAATGGGGTGAGCAGTCCTGCCTTCACCACCAGGCGGTCGCGATAAAGCGTTTGGTGGTTGCCAGTTTCGGAGACTGCCATGCGGTGATCCCAGGACTTCACCACGGAGAGTGGTCCAGAAAGTGGCTTCCCTGAGTCCACCATCATCCGAACGCCACCGGGGCGTTGGGTGAAAGAGATATCGATGGTCTGGCGCCCCAACGGGATGATGCCGAGCAGTCGCATGGACACTTCGTGGGGGCCATCACCGAGCCAGGCCTCGGGGAATCCGTCCTTTTCTTTGGAACTGATCTTCATCAGAGGAGAAGAGACGGCTTTGAATACGGCAGGGTTCGCAATGGCACGCCAGGCAGCGTCAGGCTCGCAATCGAGCGTGAGGCGAAGAAAGACGTTCACGAGGTTCCCTTGGGTGTGACAGGGGGAATTCCCCCTTCTTCACACGCTAGCCGATTTCTCGGTGTTCCCAGGTGATTAAATTCGCGCGATTAAATCCGCGACCACATTCTCCGCAGCTGAGAACTTTTTTGGGCTGACGGAATCGATAGTGGTGGTGTCCCCTGGGACAGGTGCCGAGCCACGGAGCAAGTTCGTTAGCAGCACTGCCGTCATGGGTGCGCTTGCCGTCATAGCCCAGGTCGTAGGCAATCTTTTTCCAGGTGGGGCCGTGCCCGGCACGGGGGCCGGCGATAGCGTGAGCGACTTCGTGCAACAAGATCTGATGCACTTCGTCGTCCTCATACTTTGCAGCCAGATGCCGGGAGACAGAGATGCGTTTGTCGGTGAAATTACACAAACCTGCACGCGTGCGGGCATGGTCAAAGCCAAAGCTCCAGATGGCTGGATCCAAGTGCAAGCGGATGAGGGCATCCGCCCACGTGGTCACACGTTCTAAATCCGCCACGACTTACTTCTTGGAAATCTGGAACAGCGTCTTGTTGGGTGTGGGACTCGGAATTGCGGTGGAGTCAAGAACAATCGGTGCGTTGGCAATGAACTGTTTCATCTCCGCACCTTCCACCGCCTTGGCAGGGTGAGGGCCACCGGCCAGAAGTCTTGGCAACCAGTGTCCGATCGAGTCGTCACTGCTTCCCACCAAGACAACGTTGCCAAAGCGGCGCCCCTTGAGCACTTGCGTCTCAGCCAGGGCAATGACGTTGGGAAGAACGGCCTGCAGGGTTGCTGCCTGACCACGAGCAAAGGCAAGACCTGGACCATCTGCCACATTCACAATGAGCACGCCCTGCGGAGAAAGCAGCTTGGCGGCCTCGGTGTAGAACTCAACCGAGGTGACGTGGGCAGGAGTGCGGGCACCACTAAAGACATCCACGATCACCACGTTGACGTTGCCGTGAAGTCCGGTGGGCAATTTGCCCATGACTTCACGGGCGTCGCCGTAACGGATACGGATGTTGGCATTGCGTTGCAGGGGGAGGTGCTCTCTCACAAAGTCGATGAGGTCTTGCTCGAGTTCAATCACTTGCTGCCGGGAGCCTGGACGAGTTGCCTCGATATAGCGGGGGAGTGTGAGTGCTCCGCCGCCTAAGTGGACAGCAGTGATGGGCTGGCCAGGTTCGCCAACCTGGTCCAGCACATGGCCTATGCGGCGGATGTATTCAAAGAACAATTCACCAGGGTCATCGGCAAAGACGTGAGACTGCGGAGTCCCATCCACTTCAAGGATGAATGCGCCATCTTGAAAGGGGTCAGGTTCGATGGTGGCACGTAGGCCAGAAGATTTGAGCGTGATGGCTGGTTTTTCCGCCATAGCCTCACACCACCTACAAATATCAACTAGACACAGACCCGCACGTCGTTATAGAGTTGTTATTTGCGCTCGAAGTTTTGTCATGCCCTCATATTGCGGTCGGGGTGACAGTTTCTAAGACTCACAGATAACTCTGCGGGTTGCCCCACTTTAGCGGGATTTTCGAGTTCGCAAAACATCCCACACCTACCAAAACCATGATGGTCCGACGGGACCCACGGAGGTTATTTCCTTGGCTGCTGCGCGCAACGCAAAAGACACCAAGTCCATTAAGAACGGCCGTACCGCATCGCGCCTGTCGTTCGCGAAGATCACAGACACGCTGACTGTCCCCGATCTGCTGGCACTTCAAACCGAGAGCTTTGACTGGCTCGTCGGTAACGAGCACTGGCAGAAGCGCGTGGAAGAGGCGAAGAAGGAAGGCCGTCAGGACCTCCCTTCGCGTACTGGTCTAGAAGAGATCTTTGAGGAGATCTCTCCCATCGAGAACCTCGATGAGACCATGCAGCTGTCCTTCACGAACCCTTACCTCGAGCCAGAGAAGTACTCGATCTTCGAGTGCAAGGAGCGTGGCAAGACCTACGCTGCCCCTCTCTACGTCGAGGCAGAGTTCATGAACCACGTCACGGGTGAAATCAAGACCCAGACCGTGTTCATGGGTGACTTCCCTCTCATGACCGAAAAGGGAACCTTCATCATCAACGGCACCGAGCGTGTTGTTGTGTCCCAGCTGGTTCGCTCACCCGGTGTGTACTTCGAGCGTGCACAGGAAAAGACCTCTGACAAGGACGTCTACTCCGCACGCATCATCCCAAGCCGTGGTGCATGGCTCGAGTTCGAAATCGACAAGCGTGACGCTGTTGGTGTTCGTATCGACCGTAAGCGCAAGCAGTCCGTCACCATCTTCCTCAAGGCGCTGGGTATGACCAGCGAAGAGATCGCAACCGAGTTCGCTGGTTACGACTCCATCCTGCAGACCCTGGAAAAGGACACCATCCTCACCAAGGAAGACGCACTGCGCGACATCTACCGCAAGCTCCGTCCAGGAGAGCAGGTTGCGGCTGAAGCTGCACGTGCACTTCTCGACAACTTCTTCTTCAGCCACAAGCGTTACGACCTGGCGAAGGTTGGTCGTTACAAGATCAACCGCAAGCTCGGTCTTGAAGCTCCGCTGACTGACTCCGTACTTTCTGTTGCAGACATCATCGCAACCATTAAGTACTTGGTCGCACTGCACAACGACGAGAAGACCTTCTCTGGTCTTCGTGACGGCAAGAAGGTTGACATCCGTCTCGACGTAGACGACATCGACCACTTCGGTAACCGTCGTATCCGTGCCGTTGGTGAACTCATCCAGAACCAGGTTCGTACCGGTCTGTCCCGTATGGAGCGCGTCGTTCGCGAGCGCATGACCACTCAGGACATTGAGGCAATTACCCCTCAGACCCTGATCAACGTACGTCCCGTTGTGGCAGCAATCAAGGAGTTCTTCGGTACTTCTCAGCTGTCACAGTTCATGGACCAGAACAACCCTCTCGCCGGTCTGACCCACAAGCGTCGTCTTTCGGCGCTGGGCCCCGGTGGTCTCTCGCGTGAGCGTGCAGGTGTTGAGGTTCGTGACGTTCACTCGTCCCACTACGGACGTATGTGCCCCATTGAAACTCCTGAAGGTCCCAACATTGGTCTGATTGGTTCGCTCGCCTCGTTCGCGCGTATCAATGCCTTTGGTTTCATTGAGACCCCTTACCGCCGCGTCGTCAAGGGCAAGGTAACCGAGAACATCGATTACCTCACCGCTTCGGAAGAAGATGACTTCGTTGTTGCACAGGCCAACGCACCTCTTACCAAGGACAGCCACTTCGCTGAAGAGCGCGTGCTCGTCCGTCGTAAGGGTGGCGAGGTTGAACTCGTTCCTGCCGCTGAGGTGGACTACATGGACGTTTCGCCCCGCCAGATGGTTTCTGTTGGTACGTCGCTGATTCCATTCCTCGAGCACGACGATGCTAACCGCGCACTCATGGGTGCCAACATGCAGCGTCAGGCTGTGCCACTGCTGCGCAGCGAAAGCCCACTGGTTGGTACCGGTATGGAAAACTTCGCCGCTATCGATGCTGGTGACGTTATCCTCACCAACAAGGCCGGTGTCGTTTCTGAGGTGTCGGCTGATGTCGTCACCGTTCAGCTCGATGAGGGTGGAACCGAGGATTACTTCCTCCGTAAGTTCGACCGCTCGAACCAGGGCACCAGCTACAACCACCGCGTCATCGTGACCGCTGGTGAGCGTGTAGAGGTTGGTCAGGTCATCGCTGATGGTCCTGCCACCGAGAACGGTGAACTGGCTCTGGGTAAGAACCTGCTCGTGGCATTCATGCCCTGGGAAGGTCACAACTTCGAGGACGCGATCATCCTGTCGCAGCGTCTCGTGCAGGACGACGTCCTTTCATCGATTCACATCGAGGAATATGACGTTGATGCACGTGACACCAAGCTGGGTAAGGAAGAGATCACTCGCGACCTCCCCAACGTGTCCCCTGAACTCATCGCTAACCTCGATGAGCGCGGCATCATCCGTATCGGTGCAGAGGTTCGCCCCGGCGACATCCTCGTCGGTAAGGTCACTCCTAAGGGTGAGACCGAGCTTTCCGCCGAAGAGCGACTGCTGCGCGCCATCTTCAACGAGAAGAGCCGCGAAGTTCGCGACACCTCGCTGAAGGTTCCTCACGGTGAGTCCGGAACCATCATTGGTGTGAAGGTCTTCGACGCAGTGAACGACGAAGACGAGCTCGGCTCGGGCGTCAACCAGCGCGTTGTTGTCTACATCGCCCAGAAGCGCAAGATCACCGAAGGTGACAAGCTCGCTGGTCGTCACGGAAACAAGGGTGTTATCGCCAAGATTCTCCCTGTTGAAGACATGCCATTCCTCGAAGACGGTACCCCCGTTGACGTGGTTCTCAACCCGCTCGGTATCCCCGGTCGCATGAACTTCGGTCAGGTCCTCGAGACCCACCTGGGTTGGATTGCGAAGCAGGGTTGGAAGGTAGATGGTTCACCTGAGTGGGCTGCCAACCTTCCTGCAGAAGCATTCGAGGCTGCCCCTGGCACCAAGGTTGCTACCCCTGTATTCGACGGTGCTCTCGAGGAAGAAATCGCGGGTCTGCTTGACTCCACGACTCCTACTCGTGACGGCGACCGCCTCATCGGTTCTTCCGGTAAGGCACGTCTGTTCGACGGTCGTTCCGGCGAGCCATTCCCCGAGCCCATCTCGGTTGGTTACATGTACATCCTGAAGCTGCACCACCTTGTCGATGACAAGATTCACGCACGTTCAACGGGTCCTTACTCGATGATCACGCAGCAGCCTCTTGGTGGTAAGGCACAGTTCGGTGGACAGCGATTCGGTGAGATGGAGGTGTGGGCACTGGAAGCTTATGGTGCCGCTTACGCACTCCAGGAACTCCTCACCATCAAGTCCGACGACATCGTGGGCCGTGTCAAGGTTTACGAAGCCATCGTCAAGGGCGAGAACATCCAGGAGCCCGGTATCCCCGAGTCGTTCCGCGTTCTCATGAAGGAAATGCAGTCCCTCGGTCTCAACGTTGAGGTTCTCAACGAAGCTGGCGATGTCGTCAGCCTCCGCGACTCCGACGATGAGGCATACCGCGCCGCTGAAGAGCTCGGTATCAACATCTCCACTCGTTTCGAGTCTTCGTCAATCGACGAGATCTAAACCGAGTCAGACACTTAAGAATCTAAGGAAAGAGTTAAATTGCTCGACGCAACCGCTTTTGACAAGCTTCGTATCGGTCTGGCCACTGCTGACGACATCCGTCGTTGGTCGTTCGGTGAGGTCAAGAAGCCCGAAACCATCAACTACCGCACCCTCAAGCCTGAGAAGGACGGCCTCTTTGGTGAGCAGATCTTCGGACCTTCTCGCGACTGGGAATGCTCCTGTGGCAAGTACAAGCGTGTCCGCTTCAAGGGCATCGTTTGTGAGCGCTGTGGCGTAGAGGTCACCAAGTCGTCCGTGCGCCGTGAGCGCATGGGTCACATTGAGCTGGCCGCTCCCGTTACCCACATCTGGTACTTCAAGGGCGTTCCTAGCCGCTTGGGTTACCTGCTGGACATGGCTCCCAAGGACCTCGAGAAGGTCATCTACTTCGCTGCCTACATGGTCATCGACGTAGACGAAGAGGGTCGTCACGCTGACATGCCTGGTCTGGAGAACGAGCTTCGCCTCGAGCTCAAGACCCTGGGTGACCAGCGCGACTCTCGCATTGCTGACCGCATGCAGCGTCTCGAGAACGACCTTGCAGCTCTCGAAGCTGAAGGCGCTAAGGCAGACCAGAAGCGTCGTGCGAAGGACGTAGCTGAGAAGGAAATGTCTCAGATTCGTAAGTCCATCGACGAAGAAATCGCTCGCCTCGAGCGCGTCTGGGATGACTTCCGCAACCTCAAGGTTGGCGACCTCAAGCCTGAAGACGCTGTCTTCAACGAGCTGGTAGACCGCTATGGCCTGTACTTCGACGCTTTCATGGGTGCTGAAGCAATCAAGAAGCGTCTGGAAACCTTCGACCTCGCAGGTGAAGCTGAATCGCTTCGTCTCGAGATCACCGAGGGCAAGGGTGCGAAGAAGATTCGTGCCATCAAGCGCCTCAAGGTTGTTTCCTCCTTCCTCAACACCGGCACCTCGCCTGCAGCGATGGTTCTCGATGTTGTTCCCGTTATCCCACCAGAGCTTCGCCCCATGGTTCAGCTCGACGGTGGACGCTTTGCGACCTCTGACCTCAACGACCTTTACCGTCGTGTGATCAACCGCAACAACCGTCTCCGTCGCCTCCTTGACCTCGGTGCTCCCGAGATCATCGTGAACAACGAGAAGCGCATGCTTCAGGAAGCTGTTGACGCACTGTTCGACAACGGTCGTCGTGGTCGCCCCGTTACCGGTACCGGTAACCGTGCGCTCAAGTCGCTGTCCGACATGCTCAAGGGTAAGCAGGGTCGTTTCCGTCAGAACCTGCTCGGTAAGCGCGTGGACTACTCCGGTCGTTCCGTCATCATCGTGGGTCCTCAGCTCAAGCTGCACCAGTGTGGTCTGCCTAAGCAGATGGCACTCGAGCTGTTCAAGCCATTCGTTATCAAGCGTCTGATCGACCTGAGCCACGCTCAGAACATCAAGAGCGCGAAGCGCATGGTTGAGCGTAGCCGTCCCCAGGTGTGGGATGTTCTCGAAGAGATCATCCGCGAGCGTCCAGTTCTGCTGAACCGCGCACCAACTCTTCACCGCCTCGGTATTCAGGCATTCGAACCTCAGCTCATTGAAGGTAAGGCTATTCAGCTTCACCCTCTCGTATGTGCTGCGTTCAACGCTGACTTCGACGGTGACCAGATGGCTGTTCACCTTCCGCTCTCGGTTGAGGCTCAGGCCGAAGCTCGCATCCTGATGCTTGCTTCGAACAACATCCTCAAGCCTTCGGATGGTCGCCCCGTGACCCTGCCTACGCAGGACATGATCATTGGTCTGCACCACCTCACCACCGTGAAGGAAGGTGCTACCGGTGAAGGTCGCGCATTCTCTTCCGTTTCTGAGGCAATCCTCGCTCACGACCAGCACACGCTGGACCTCAACGCCATGGCACGCATTCGTCTCAACGATGTTGTCTTCGCTGAGGGTGAAGCACCTGAGGGTTACACCGGTGGACCAGTTCTCGTCACCACCACTCTGGGTCAGGCACTGTTCAACGAGGCTCTGCCCGCTGACTACCCCTACATCCAGAAGGTTGCTGACAAGGGCACCATCTCCGGCATCGTCAACGACCTTGCTGAGCGTTACCCCAAGACTGTGGTTGCTGCCACCCTTGACAACATCAAGGATGCAGGTTTCCACTGGGCTACTCGCTCGGGTGTGACCGTTGCACTCTCCGACGTTCTGACTCCTCCAAACAAGCGCGAAATCGTTGCTGGTTACGAGAAGTTGGCTGCGAAGGTTCAGTCTGAGTTCGAGAAGGGCATGATCACTGACAACGAACGTCGTCAGGAACTGATCAAGATCTGGACCGACGCCACTGCTGAAGTTGCTGAAGCTATGCAGAAGAACTTCCCTGCAAACAACACCATTAACCGCATGGTCACCTCTGGTGCTCGTGGTAACTGGCTGCAGGTCCGCAACATTGCGGGTATGCGTGGTCTGGTGAACAACCCGAAGGGTGAAATTATCCCTCGTCCGATCATCTCGTCGTACCGTGAAGGTCTCTCCGTTGTGGAGTACTTCATCGCGACCCACGGTGCTCGTAAGGGTCTGGCTGACACCGCTCTGCGTACTGCAGACTCCGGTTACCTCACTCGTCGTCTCGTCGACGTATCGCAGGATGTCATCATCCGCGAAGAGGACTGTGGCACCACTAAGGGTCTCGACCTGCCTATCGCTGCAGCTAACGCAGCAGGTGAGCTCGTCCGTGACGCCAACGTGGAGAACTCCATCTACGCACGTAGCCTCGCTGCTGACGCAGTCGACGCTAAGGGCAACGTCATCGCCAAG of the Aurantimicrobium photophilum genome contains:
- the rpoC gene encoding DNA-directed RNA polymerase subunit beta', which encodes MLDATAFDKLRIGLATADDIRRWSFGEVKKPETINYRTLKPEKDGLFGEQIFGPSRDWECSCGKYKRVRFKGIVCERCGVEVTKSSVRRERMGHIELAAPVTHIWYFKGVPSRLGYLLDMAPKDLEKVIYFAAYMVIDVDEEGRHADMPGLENELRLELKTLGDQRDSRIADRMQRLENDLAALEAEGAKADQKRRAKDVAEKEMSQIRKSIDEEIARLERVWDDFRNLKVGDLKPEDAVFNELVDRYGLYFDAFMGAEAIKKRLETFDLAGEAESLRLEITEGKGAKKIRAIKRLKVVSSFLNTGTSPAAMVLDVVPVIPPELRPMVQLDGGRFATSDLNDLYRRVINRNNRLRRLLDLGAPEIIVNNEKRMLQEAVDALFDNGRRGRPVTGTGNRALKSLSDMLKGKQGRFRQNLLGKRVDYSGRSVIIVGPQLKLHQCGLPKQMALELFKPFVIKRLIDLSHAQNIKSAKRMVERSRPQVWDVLEEIIRERPVLLNRAPTLHRLGIQAFEPQLIEGKAIQLHPLVCAAFNADFDGDQMAVHLPLSVEAQAEARILMLASNNILKPSDGRPVTLPTQDMIIGLHHLTTVKEGATGEGRAFSSVSEAILAHDQHTLDLNAMARIRLNDVVFAEGEAPEGYTGGPVLVTTTLGQALFNEALPADYPYIQKVADKGTISGIVNDLAERYPKTVVAATLDNIKDAGFHWATRSGVTVALSDVLTPPNKREIVAGYEKLAAKVQSEFEKGMITDNERRQELIKIWTDATAEVAEAMQKNFPANNTINRMVTSGARGNWLQVRNIAGMRGLVNNPKGEIIPRPIISSYREGLSVVEYFIATHGARKGLADTALRTADSGYLTRRLVDVSQDVIIREEDCGTTKGLDLPIAAANAAGELVRDANVENSIYARSLAADAVDAKGNVIAKAGDDAGDVLIDTLIAAGIHEVKVRSVLTCESATGVCAACYGRSLATGKLVDIGEAVGIIAAQSIGEPGTQLTMRTFHTGGSASADDITQGLPRVQELFEARTPKGASPIAETAGRITIEETDKSRKVILTPDNGDEAVIYPVLKRSTLLVSDGDHVELGQQLQVGTVDPKEVLRVQGVRAVQQHLVGGVQGVYRSQGVPIHDKHIEVIVRQMLRKVTVVEHGDTELLPGELVDRSRYTEMNRAALTEGKKTASARQEVLGITKASLATESWLSAASFQETTRVLTQAAMDGKSDPLVGLKENVIIGKLIPAGTGLAKYRNISVEATEEAKAERYPNRIFAAEGDFTDADLSFVDFESFSSDDFSGNYN